The following DNA comes from Methanosarcina vacuolata Z-761.
GGCCTCAATATTTTCCTTGACCCAGTTTTCATGTTTGGTTTCGGGATGGGTGTTGAAGGCGCTGCAATTGCAACCGTAATATCACAGACAATAGCTTCGATCTGGCTCTTGCTATACTATATTAAAGGAAAAGGGGCTGTACGCTTCAAGTCCAAAACCTTGAAACCAGACCTGAAAATCATTAAGGAAATTGGGGCTATTGGTACTGGATCTTTTGTAATGGAATGCTCAAACAGTGTCATGATGATTTTCGTGTATAATGCACTTGCAGTTTACGGAGGAGACGTTGCAATTGCCGTTTTTGGTGTGGTAATGAAGATTAATTCCTTCATTTTCATGACCCTCCTGGGTATGGCCTTTGGCCTGCAACCGGTTGTCGGGTTCAATTACGGAGCAAAAAAATATGAAAGGATAGCCGAAGCTGTAAAATTATCGCTCTCAGCGACAACGACCATTGGGCTCCTTGGATTGATTAGTATTTACTTCTTAAAAGAGCAACTTCTCGGGTTATTCAGTACAGATCCGGAATATCTGGAGCTTGGGAAAAATGCTATAATGATTATGGTGCTCGGAACGCCTTTGATAGGTATGAATGTAATTACTTCAACCCTGTATCAGGCCCTGGGAAAAGCAAAACCCGCTTTCCTTCTTTCCATTAGCCGACAGCTCCTCTTTCTGATCCCTGCTGTTGTTCTCCTTCCCCGTTTATACCAACTGGATGGAGTCTGGGCAGCTTTTCCGGCAGCGGACTTTCTGGCATTTATGCTGTCCGGGTTCCTGCTTCTAAGGATCTATAAAATCTTCAAAGAAAGTAAATATTCTTCAAAAAAAGGTGCGGGGTCAGAAACTGCAGATAAAATGTCACCTATCTGATATTTCATTGCGGAACTAATGTTGGAAATTAAATCGAAAAGAAAGAGTTCTCAACCCTTTCTTAATTAACCTTTTCTTCTTAACCTTTTTCTTAATCTTTTTCTTAATCTTTTCTTCTTAACCTTTTCTTCGTAATTATTTCTTAGTAATCTTGGCTCTTCGTTGTTTTGTGTGGGTATCCGCATAACGTCCTCATAAAAACCAATGCGATCTTGAATTGAAAATCATCTTACCCATAGAGAATAGCGAAGAGCCGTAATCTTTTCTTAACTTCTTGCTTTATTGGAATCTGTAGCTTTCGTGTTTTTCTCTTCTGTAAATTTGATTAGTCTCACAAACTCACTGCTGCCCTCAGAATCCATTTCCATTTCTACAAAATAAATATAATCCGAGATTTCAGATAGCCCTCCTGCTCCGCTGCTGCCTACGATCAGCGAATAGACC
Coding sequences within:
- a CDS encoding MATE family efflux transporter, producing the protein MDEKSEFLGKDNIRKLLFKLSIPIVIGLLVQAIYNVVDTFFVGMAYGADSVQAIGGLSIAFPIQMIIMAFGIVLGTGGSSIISRALGAQENEKAERVLGNVFSLSLILSVLIAVPCLYYLDPILKVFGATPGVLPYAREYLKYIILGGTVFVFGVATQNIVRSEGNARLAMNAMLVGGGLNIFLDPVFMFGFGMGVEGAAIATVISQTIASIWLLLYYIKGKGAVRFKSKTLKPDLKIIKEIGAIGTGSFVMECSNSVMMIFVYNALAVYGGDVAIAVFGVVMKINSFIFMTLLGMAFGLQPVVGFNYGAKKYERIAEAVKLSLSATTTIGLLGLISIYFLKEQLLGLFSTDPEYLELGKNAIMIMVLGTPLIGMNVITSTLYQALGKAKPAFLLSISRQLLFLIPAVVLLPRLYQLDGVWAAFPAADFLAFMLSGFLLLRIYKIFKESKYSSKKGAGSETADKMSPI